Proteins from one Porites lutea chromosome 3, jaPorLute2.1, whole genome shotgun sequence genomic window:
- the LOC140929324 gene encoding organic cation transporter protein-like — translation MTLSVDGFLSKIGSMGRFQWTLVCVVGIMLVPVTFQTLIMTFLALEPPWRCVQNSTVCNFTQEFSPTGNDPNKNFRCEISDTEWEFTKPYTSIITEWRLVCSKSTLGFLTSSIMFLGWLFGNIIFGILSDKYGRRKILFFSSCLVCWVAFVSSFVPWYWMYATLRFIIGFGLGGSIVCLFIMATEYVGPNHRAMAGTFTWYFWTGALMLIALLAYLVRDWRKLSMITSAPGLILFVFWILIPESVRWLVTHGEMSQAETLLERVAKTNKKEMPEEGLGLPDDQKSTQREAGFMDLFRTRSMTKKTVISWISWFVNAQVYFGVSLGSVLLGGNMYLNFFLTSLVEIPGNAFAIYAMNRFGRKKVVVIGLVVAAIANLIVTVIPNDSENTGFVAGRIIFAMIGKFSVMNSFDAIFVFSAELFPTVVRNVGLGTSSAAGRVGSITSPFVIWLATYMAQLPYIIMAIDAFIAGVLCLLLPETNKEPTAETLSSESPTALLKLDNDDEEENTEK, via the exons ATGACTCTAAGCGTCGACGGCTTTCTTTCCAAGATTGGAAGTATGGGCAGGTTCCAATGGACCTTGGTGTGTGTGGTGGGCATTATGTTGGTCCCGGTTACATTTCAGACCCTGATCATGACGTTCCTGGCCCTAGAGCCCCCCTGGAGGTGCGTCCAAAACAGCACCGTTTGTAACTTTACGC AAGAGTTCAGTCCCACTGGCAACGATCCAAACAAGAATTTCCGATGCGAAATAAGCGACACTGAGTGGGAATTTACCAAACCATACACTTCTATTATCACTGAG TGGCGTCTTGTGTGTAGTAAATCCACGCTGGGATTCCTGACTTCTTCTATTATGTTCCTTGGCTGGTTGTTTGGAAATATCATCTTCGGAATTCTATCagacaaatatggccgccgaaaGATCCTCTTCTTTTCTTCGTGTCTCGTCTGCTGGGTTGCATTCGTGAGTTCGTTTGTTCCTTGGTACTGGATGTATGCGACACTCAGGTTCATTATCGGTTTTGGTTTAG GAGGCTCCATCGTGTGCCTTTTCATCATGGCTACTGAATATGTGGGACCCAATCACCGCGCCATGGCTGGCACCTTTACTTGGTACTTTTGGACTGGGGCTCTTATGCTGATAGCCTTATTGGCGTACCTAGTGAGAGACTGGAGAAAGCTGTCAATGATAACCTCCGCACCAGGTCTCATATTGTTTGTCTTTTGGAT ACTTATCCCGGAGTCTGTACGCTGGTTAGTGACTCACGGAGAGATGTCACAAGCCGAAACGCTACTGGAACGAGTCGCGAAGACTAACAAGAAAGAAATGCCCGAGGAAGGGTTGGGTCTACCAGACGACCAAAAGAGTACTCAACGTGAAGCTGGTTTTATGGATTTGTTTAGAACCCGTTCAATGACCAAAAAGACTGTTATCAGCTGGATATCCTG GTTTGTAAATGCTCAAGTGTACTTCGGTGTGTCTTTAGGATCCGTTTTACTTGGTGGTAACATGTATCTTAATTTCTTTCTCACCTCGCTGGTCGAGATTCCTGGAAACGCTTTCGCCATCTATGCTATGAACAG GTTTGGACGAAAGAAAGTGGTTGTTATTGGTTTAGTTGTGGCGGCCATAGCAAATTTAATAGTAACTGTCATTCCAAACGACAGTGAAAACACAG GGTTTGTAGCAGGTCGTATCATCTTCGCGATGATCGGCAAATTTTCTGTCATGAATTCCTTTGACGCTATATTTGTGTTCTCTGCAGAGTTGTTCCCTACAGTGGTGAG AAATGTGGGACTTGGTACTTCTTCTGCTGCCGGAAGAGTTGGTTCTATAACATCTCCGTTCGTCATCTGGTTG GCTACCTATATGGCTCAATTGCCCTACATTATCATGGCCATCGACGCCTTTATTGCAGGAGTACTCTGCTTACTCCTTCCCGAGACTAACAAGGAACCAACAGCAGAGACACTATCAAGTGAGTCACCCACTGCTCTACTGAAGCTGGATAACGACGATGAAGAAGAAAACACCGAGAAATAG